The following proteins are co-located in the Leptospira weilii genome:
- the lexA gene encoding transcriptional repressor LexA produces MKDLTDKQQAVLTFITTIIKERGFPPTIREIGDEFGITAKGAYDHLKAIEKKGYLKTAKNQSRAIELIRQSPMESIPVQATSIPVIGRVAAGLPIFADENIESYIPVPDEMAKGNVPMYALRVQGDSMIEVGIDNGDIAIIEKRDIARNGEIVVAMIEDEATLKVYYKEQDQIRLEARNPKYKPIKTKKAIVIGKLVGLYRIY; encoded by the coding sequence ATGAAAGACTTGACAGACAAGCAACAGGCTGTCCTTACGTTCATCACCACAATCATTAAGGAACGCGGTTTTCCTCCTACGATTCGAGAGATCGGGGACGAGTTCGGAATCACAGCGAAGGGCGCTTATGATCATCTCAAAGCGATTGAAAAGAAAGGGTATCTCAAAACCGCTAAGAACCAATCCAGGGCCATAGAACTGATTCGCCAGAGCCCCATGGAATCGATTCCGGTTCAGGCTACGAGTATTCCGGTAATTGGAAGGGTTGCGGCTGGTCTTCCGATTTTCGCGGACGAGAACATAGAATCATACATCCCGGTTCCGGACGAGATGGCAAAGGGAAATGTTCCTATGTATGCTCTGCGAGTTCAGGGAGATTCCATGATTGAAGTCGGAATCGACAATGGGGACATCGCGATCATTGAAAAAAGAGACATTGCTCGAAATGGAGAAATTGTAGTCGCTATGATCGAAGACGAGGCGACTTTGAAAGTATATTACAAAGAGCAGGATCAGATTCGTCTTGAGGCGAGAAATCCGAAATACAAACCGATCAAGACTAAGAAAGCGATTGTGATCGGAAAGCTGGTCGGTTTGTATCGAATTTACTGA
- a CDS encoding bactofilin family protein, translating to MNDEQIDTIIGDDIHFRGKLRFSNSLKIKGNFKGTIETTGKLVVGDTGEVEADIQTGMLEVEGNLKGNVSANEKVAIRKTGKVIGDIRTPDLEIESGAKFSGNSAM from the coding sequence ATGAACGACGAACAGATCGATACAATTATCGGAGACGATATCCATTTCCGGGGAAAACTAAGATTCAGCAATTCCCTGAAAATCAAGGGTAACTTCAAGGGAACCATCGAAACTACGGGAAAACTCGTGGTGGGAGACACAGGAGAAGTAGAAGCGGACATCCAAACCGGAATGTTGGAAGTGGAAGGAAATCTGAAAGGAAACGTTTCCGCAAACGAAAAGGTAGCGATTCGAAAAACCGGTAAAGTAATCGGCGACATCCGCACGCCCGATTTAGAGATCGAATCCGGGGCGAAATTCAGCGGAAACAGCGCTATGTAA
- a CDS encoding LA_1448 family UV-C exposure upregulated protein — MFSRNFFLFIVLLFIVQCSPLKKEITEGDLKRVLERVSIARINANLKSSSEKSAPNDLAFFLEACSVYRFDPDSVLKSLKLKSPVLYEALIKEYEK; from the coding sequence GTGTTTTCGCGAAATTTTTTCCTCTTTATCGTCCTTCTTTTTATTGTTCAATGTAGTCCTCTCAAAAAAGAAATCACCGAAGGTGATTTGAAGAGAGTTCTGGAAAGAGTCAGTATCGCACGAATCAATGCGAATCTCAAATCATCTTCCGAAAAATCTGCGCCTAACGATCTCGCGTTTTTTTTGGAAGCTTGTTCTGTGTACCGATTCGATCCGGATAGTGTGTTGAAAAGTTTGAAACTGAAAAGCCCCGTTTTGTATGAGGCATTGATCAAAGAATATGAAAAATAA
- the ruvA gene encoding Holliday junction branch migration protein RuvA, with the protein MISGLKGTLKKLEVGFAHIETGGITYEVTISFKTYLELKNLPSHNEIQFQIFHAISERGQKLFGFLTEQDKEFFKVIKGLQGIGELTALKILSFFSAEELYRIAQSGEAKELEKIPKVKGKTSEKIFFEVKQNLKKLELFLSGTSKEPSIALSSISQTPQEAAISRQREISILGLVQLGFEEKTASKEVDKVLKSSSPTDPGEIIREILKSL; encoded by the coding sequence ATGATTTCAGGTTTGAAAGGAACTCTTAAAAAATTAGAAGTCGGATTTGCGCACATTGAGACCGGCGGAATCACCTACGAAGTAACGATCTCTTTCAAAACCTATCTGGAACTCAAAAATCTTCCGTCCCACAACGAAATTCAATTTCAAATCTTTCACGCAATAAGCGAAAGAGGTCAGAAACTTTTCGGATTTTTAACCGAACAAGACAAGGAATTTTTCAAGGTCATCAAAGGACTTCAAGGAATTGGAGAACTGACAGCCCTCAAAATTCTTTCTTTTTTTTCAGCGGAAGAGCTTTATAGAATCGCTCAATCCGGAGAAGCCAAAGAACTCGAAAAAATTCCGAAGGTAAAAGGGAAAACTTCGGAAAAAATTTTTTTTGAAGTAAAACAAAATCTTAAGAAGCTGGAACTCTTTTTATCAGGTACTTCGAAAGAACCCTCGATTGCTCTTTCTTCTATTTCGCAAACACCGCAAGAAGCAGCCATTTCCAGACAGAGAGAAATCTCGATCTTGGGTTTGGTCCAACTAGGTTTCGAAGAAAAAACCGCCAGCAAAGAAGTGGATAAAGTTCTCAAAAGCTCTTCGCCAACCGACCCAGGAGAAATCATCCGTGAAATTTTAAAAAGTTTGTGA